The proteins below are encoded in one region of Qingshengfaniella alkalisoli:
- a CDS encoding Lrp/AsnC family transcriptional regulator, with translation MPILTSSDRRVIAALRTNARASVTELAHMLGLSRTTVKSRIDKLVEDGIIRQFTIITDTDNDPSVRAIMAVELQGSMSRSVIRAIKALPEVTAVHSTNGAWDLIVEIRTETLRDFDHVLREVRSISGVRNSETSLLLDTL, from the coding sequence GTGCCCATACTAACATCTTCCGACCGTCGCGTGATTGCAGCGCTAAGAACCAACGCCCGCGCGTCTGTTACGGAACTCGCGCATATGCTCGGGCTGTCGCGCACCACTGTAAAATCGCGGATCGACAAGTTGGTCGAGGATGGCATAATCCGTCAGTTCACCATCATTACCGATACGGATAACGACCCCAGCGTGCGCGCGATCATGGCGGTTGAGCTACAGGGCAGCATGTCGCGATCCGTCATCCGCGCTATCAAGGCATTGCCCGAAGTCACAGCGGTCCATTCCACCAATGGCGCATGGGATCTGATCGTGGAAATCCGGACAGAGACCTTGCGCGATTTCGACCATGTGCTGCGCGAAGTTCGCAGTATCTCGGGTGTCCGCAACAGCGAAACCAGCCTGCTTCTGGATACGCTCTAG
- a CDS encoding amino acid ABC transporter ATP-binding protein gives MIRVKGLTKRFGENTVLNNIDLDIQTGERIVIIGPSGTGKSTLLRCLNFLDRPDAGMISLEGLEVDAAQATRKDILAIRRRTAFVFQNYALFANKTALENITEALVTVQRTPKAEAVAKAEDVLQEIGLGDKGASFPAALSGGQQQRVGIGRAMALNAELMLFDEPTSALDPEWVGEVLDLMRRVAEQKQTMLIVTHEMQFAREIADRILFIDGGRIVEQGTPQQIFDAPKDDRLKSFLRRVTANA, from the coding sequence ATGATCCGGGTGAAGGGGCTGACCAAACGCTTCGGCGAAAACACGGTGCTCAATAACATCGATCTGGACATCCAGACTGGTGAACGGATCGTCATCATCGGCCCATCCGGCACCGGAAAATCGACCTTGCTGCGCTGCCTGAATTTTCTGGACCGACCTGACGCCGGCATGATTTCCTTAGAAGGGCTGGAAGTAGACGCCGCCCAGGCAACACGCAAGGATATTCTGGCGATCCGGCGGCGCACGGCGTTCGTGTTCCAGAACTATGCACTCTTCGCCAATAAAACGGCGCTCGAAAACATCACAGAAGCGCTTGTGACGGTGCAGCGCACGCCCAAGGCAGAAGCGGTCGCCAAAGCTGAGGATGTCTTGCAGGAAATCGGTTTGGGCGATAAGGGCGCGTCCTTCCCTGCCGCATTATCCGGGGGCCAGCAGCAACGGGTCGGCATTGGGCGCGCCATGGCGCTCAACGCGGAGCTGATGCTGTTTGATGAACCGACATCCGCGCTCGATCCCGAATGGGTGGGCGAGGTGCTGGACCTGATGCGTCGCGTTGCCGAGCAGAAGCAGACCATGCTTATCGTCACCCATGAGATGCAGTTTGCCCGAGAAATCGCCGACCGCATCCTGTTCATAGATGGTGGCCGGATCGTGGAGCAGGGCACGCCACAGCAAATCTTCGACGCACCAAAGGATGATCGGTTGAAGTCCTTCCTGCGCCGCGTGACGGCCAACGCCTAG
- a CDS encoding amino acid ABC transporter permease — protein sequence MRALDLEYMLGLVPVILRYVPLTLGMALVAMAIALVLASLLAVIRVLKIPGLDSITAVFISFFRGTPLLVQLFLFYFGLPTLIEPLASINGVTAAIMGLTLHFSAYMAESIRGAILGVDRSQWEASQSVGMTQAQMMRRIILPQAARIAAPTLLNYFIDMIKSTSLAFTLGVTEMMGAAQKEAAGSFLYFEAFLVVAIFYWVIVEALSFVQRRMEVSLNKAYAR from the coding sequence ATGCGGGCACTCGACCTCGAATACATGCTGGGGCTGGTGCCCGTCATCCTGCGCTATGTGCCGTTGACGCTCGGAATGGCGTTGGTGGCCATGGCGATTGCGCTGGTTCTGGCCTCCCTGCTGGCCGTGATCCGGGTCCTTAAAATTCCGGGTCTGGACAGTATAACCGCCGTATTCATCAGCTTTTTCCGTGGGACGCCGCTTTTGGTGCAGTTGTTCCTGTTCTACTTCGGCTTGCCGACATTGATCGAGCCGCTGGCCAGCATCAACGGGGTGACGGCGGCGATTATGGGGCTGACGTTGCACTTCTCGGCCTATATGGCGGAAAGCATTCGTGGGGCGATCCTCGGCGTGGACCGCAGCCAGTGGGAGGCGTCGCAATCGGTGGGCATGACGCAAGCCCAGATGATGCGGCGGATCATCCTGCCGCAAGCCGCGCGCATCGCAGCGCCGACGTTGCTGAATTACTTCATCGACATGATCAAAAGCACATCGCTGGCCTTTACGCTGGGCGTCACCGAAATGATGGGGGCAGCGCAGAAGGAAGCGGCTGGCAGTTTCCTCTATTTCGAGGCATTTCTTGTTGTCGCGATCTTCTACTGGGTGATCGTGGAGGCTTTGTCCTTCGTACAGCGGCGCATGGAAGTGTCACTGAACAAGGCATATGCGCGATGA
- a CDS encoding amino acid ABC transporter substrate-binding protein, which yields MPKLFASTALALGLVASPLTADTLRVGMSGGYFPFTFVQQDVLQGFEVDFINAVTEITGDDVEYVTMSFSGLIGALESGRIDTVANQITITPEREAKFAFSQPYVIDGAQVVVKKGNEGSITSTDDLSGKTVAVNLGSNFEQLLRELPNADEIDIKTYESNIEQDTALGRVDAFVMDRVSSAQVIQESPLPLALAGKPFSEIQNALPFRDDEAGQVLRDKIDAAITQLKEDGTLTEISQKWFGADITAN from the coding sequence ATGCCCAAACTTTTCGCTTCTACCGCGCTGGCCCTTGGGCTGGTTGCTTCACCGCTGACTGCCGATACGCTGCGCGTTGGCATGTCTGGTGGTTACTTCCCCTTTACCTTTGTTCAGCAGGATGTGCTGCAGGGCTTCGAGGTGGATTTCATCAATGCCGTGACCGAGATTACAGGCGATGACGTCGAATATGTCACCATGTCCTTTTCAGGGTTGATCGGGGCGCTGGAGTCGGGGCGCATCGACACCGTGGCGAACCAGATCACGATCACGCCTGAACGTGAGGCCAAGTTCGCCTTTTCCCAACCCTATGTGATCGACGGTGCACAGGTTGTGGTGAAGAAGGGCAACGAGGGCAGTATCACCTCGACCGACGACCTGTCGGGCAAGACGGTTGCGGTTAACCTGGGCTCGAATTTCGAACAACTGCTGCGCGAACTGCCCAACGCGGATGAGATCGACATCAAGACCTATGAGTCGAACATCGAACAGGATACAGCGCTCGGTCGCGTGGATGCCTTCGTGATGGACCGCGTGTCGTCAGCACAGGTCATTCAGGAGTCGCCCCTGCCGCTCGCGCTCGCTGGCAAGCCCTTCTCGGAAATCCAAAACGCCCTTCCCTTCCGCGATGATGAGGCGGGCCAAGTCCTGCGCGACAAGATTGACGCTGCGATCACGCAGTTGAAAGAAGACGGTACGCTGACCGAGATATCTCAAAAGTGGTTCGGCGCGGACATTACGGCGAACTGA
- a CDS encoding cupin domain-containing protein yields the protein MTKTPKRIPRSEWSTSDLSWKGTVNGTTLGADVTILFYATGVVGVGPRWHVHDYDEVFIVREGRALFTIGDQKIEAEAGDVLLGPASVPHKFVNLGPGRLETTDIHLSDERRQTDLPDPELEG from the coding sequence ATGACCAAGACCCCTAAGCGGATACCCCGATCGGAATGGTCAACCAGTGACTTGTCCTGGAAAGGGACTGTCAACGGCACGACATTGGGCGCGGATGTGACCATCCTGTTCTACGCGACAGGCGTGGTCGGTGTTGGTCCGCGCTGGCATGTCCATGACTATGATGAAGTTTTTATTGTCCGCGAAGGGCGAGCTCTGTTCACGATTGGTGATCAGAAAATCGAGGCAGAAGCAGGGGATGTTCTGCTTGGTCCGGCGAGTGTCCCGCATAAATTTGTCAATCTCGGCCCAGGACGCCTGGAAACGACCGATATCCACCTTAGCGATGAACGGCGGCAGACCGACCTACCCGATCCGGAGCTGGAGGGCTGA
- the msrB gene encoding peptide-methionine (R)-S-oxide reductase MsrB, with protein sequence MAEYRKNPDSLSTLSPEQYRVTQQDGTERPFANEYWDNKEPGIYVDVVSGEPLFASVDKFDSGSGWPSFTKPLVTDNIVENRDMSHGMIRTEVRSAGGNSHLGHLFPDGPVDAGGMRYCINSASLRFIHRDELEQAGYGAYSTLFDD encoded by the coding sequence ATGGCCGAATATCGCAAGAACCCCGATTCTCTGAGCACCCTGTCGCCAGAGCAATACCGCGTGACCCAGCAAGATGGAACCGAACGACCCTTTGCCAACGAGTATTGGGACAACAAGGAGCCCGGTATCTATGTTGACGTGGTCTCTGGTGAGCCGCTTTTCGCATCGGTGGACAAGTTCGACAGCGGGTCCGGCTGGCCCAGCTTCACCAAACCACTGGTGACCGACAATATCGTGGAAAACCGCGACATGTCGCATGGCATGATCCGAACGGAGGTTCGTTCCGCGGGCGGTAACAGTCATCTGGGCCATCTCTTTCCGGACGGGCCTGTGGACGCGGGCGGAATGCGCTACTGCATCAACTCGGCTTCGTTGCGGTTTATCCATCGCGATGAACTGGAACAGGCAGGGTACGGCGCGTATTCAACCCTATTCGACGATTGA
- the msrA gene encoding peptide-methionine (S)-S-oxide reductase MsrA, protein MTERAILAGGCFWGMQDLIRRYDGVISTRVGYTGGTTRNASYEQVKRGDTGHAEAIEIIFDPAQISYRSLLEFFFQIHDPTTVDRQGNDIGSSYRSAIFYTTDAQKDVALNTIKDVDASGLWPGKVVTEIVPAGDFWEAETFHQDYLERIPNGYTCHFVRPDWKLPKRTAA, encoded by the coding sequence ATGACAGAACGTGCAATTCTTGCAGGTGGATGTTTCTGGGGCATGCAGGATCTGATCCGTCGCTATGACGGCGTGATATCCACGCGCGTAGGCTATACCGGCGGCACAACCCGCAACGCATCTTATGAACAGGTCAAGAGAGGCGACACGGGCCATGCGGAAGCGATCGAGATCATTTTCGACCCCGCACAGATCAGCTATCGTAGCCTGCTGGAATTCTTTTTTCAGATCCACGATCCGACGACGGTTGACCGCCAAGGTAATGACATCGGCTCGAGCTATCGCTCAGCGATCTTCTATACGACGGACGCACAAAAGGATGTCGCCCTGAACACGATCAAGGATGTGGATGCGTCAGGGCTGTGGCCGGGGAAAGTCGTGACCGAAATCGTTCCGGCGGGCGATTTCTGGGAAGCCGAGACCTTCCATCAAGATTATCTCGAACGTATTCCCAACGGCTATACCTGCCACTTTGTGCGGCCCGATTGGAAACTTCCCAAACGCACCGCCGCATAA
- the guaD gene encoding guanine deaminase, translated as MTETLLRGRLLSFRDVPQGADDTDSYLYIEDGGVLMRDGVIVASGDFGQIHAQAALSTAVVDHRPNLILPGFIDTHIHFPQAQVIASWGAKLLDWLNTYTFPMEAEFSDASHAKRIASLFYDELVKHGTTTAVAFCSVHPESVDAYFDEAEKRNMRMIGGKVMMDRNAPDGLLDTPQTGYDQSLSLIEKWHGQGRALYAISPRFAITSTPEQLEMSQALIEAYPDCYIQTHLSENRDEIDFTLSLYPEASDYLNVYERYGLLGPRSLFGHSIYLNERERAAMAETGSVAVFCPTSNLFLGSGLYDKATFDGAGVRTAIATDVGGGTNYSMLRTLDEGYKVLQLSNQALDPLMSFYWITLGNARALQLDDKIGTLDAGTEADIVVLNCRSSSAMALRAERVTTLREELFLLQTLGDDRSIVETYVSGTPQLGAALVTTGLAPRVAEPA; from the coding sequence ATGACCGAGACACTTCTGCGCGGCCGATTGTTGAGCTTCCGTGATGTTCCGCAAGGGGCAGATGATACTGACAGCTATCTTTATATCGAAGATGGCGGTGTGCTCATGCGGGACGGCGTGATCGTCGCCAGCGGTGATTTTGGTCAGATCCACGCGCAGGCGGCGCTGTCGACGGCGGTGGTGGATCACCGCCCGAACCTGATCCTGCCCGGCTTTATCGACACCCATATCCATTTCCCGCAAGCTCAGGTGATCGCCAGTTGGGGCGCGAAGCTACTGGACTGGCTGAACACCTATACCTTTCCGATGGAGGCGGAGTTCTCCGACGCCAGCCATGCCAAGCGCATCGCCAGCCTGTTCTACGATGAGTTGGTCAAGCACGGGACTACGACCGCGGTCGCGTTCTGCTCGGTGCATCCGGAATCCGTTGACGCCTATTTTGACGAAGCTGAGAAGCGCAACATGCGCATGATCGGTGGCAAGGTCATGATGGACCGCAATGCGCCGGACGGTCTGCTCGATACCCCGCAGACAGGCTACGACCAGTCGTTGTCGCTGATCGAAAAATGGCATGGGCAAGGGCGGGCCTTATACGCCATCAGCCCACGCTTTGCGATCACGTCCACGCCGGAACAGCTGGAAATGTCGCAGGCCCTGATTGAAGCGTATCCCGACTGCTACATTCAGACGCACCTGTCGGAGAATCGTGACGAGATCGATTTCACCTTGTCGCTGTACCCCGAGGCGAGTGATTATCTCAACGTCTATGAACGTTATGGGTTGCTTGGCCCTCGCAGCTTGTTCGGTCATTCGATCTACTTGAACGAACGTGAACGCGCCGCGATGGCTGAGACCGGATCGGTTGCTGTGTTCTGCCCGACCTCGAACCTGTTCCTTGGAAGCGGTCTTTACGACAAGGCGACGTTCGATGGGGCGGGTGTGCGCACCGCGATTGCGACCGATGTGGGTGGCGGGACGAATTACTCGATGCTGCGGACCCTCGATGAGGGCTACAAGGTTCTTCAGCTGAGCAATCAGGCGCTGGATCCGCTGATGTCATTCTACTGGATCACGCTGGGCAATGCCCGCGCACTGCAACTGGATGACAAGATCGGCACTCTGGATGCGGGAACCGAGGCCGATATCGTGGTCCTGAATTGCCGTTCAAGTAGTGCGATGGCGCTGCGTGCGGAACGCGTCACGACCTTGCGCGAAGAACTGTTCCTGCTGCAAACGCTGGGTGATGACCGGAGTATCGTGGAAACCTATGTCTCAGGGACACCGCAACTGGGTGCCGCGCTTGTCACGACTGGACTGGCACCGCGGGTTGCAGAACCCGCCTGA
- a CDS encoding LysR family transcriptional regulator: protein MPYLDSIRVFVRVVELGSITAGGRDLRLTPAVASNRIKELESRLGVRLFNRTTRNLSPTEAGSVYYDFARKVIDALEESEAVISGFSDSPHGVLRVSAPLGVGRRIIAPLVPQFNEKYPDIEIRLRLTDRRVDLLEDSLDVVFFLGTPKDSNFKLRKIADCPRVLCAAPAYLDKHGIPQTPEALISDNHSCLLLRYPRSPEYFWMLQTPHGLQKFDVSGKYDADDGDVLTNWALEGWGIANKVQFDIQPYLDSGSLVPVLTNTPPEPTSFGCLFPHRKLQDPKVRLFIDFMVDRCRKAVAD, encoded by the coding sequence ATGCCTTATCTTGATAGTATACGCGTCTTTGTTCGCGTGGTCGAACTCGGCAGCATCACGGCGGGCGGTCGCGATTTGCGCCTGACGCCAGCCGTAGCCAGCAACCGCATCAAGGAGCTGGAAAGTCGCCTTGGTGTGCGCTTGTTCAACCGGACGACACGCAATCTCAGCCCAACAGAGGCAGGGTCGGTCTATTACGACTTCGCCCGCAAGGTCATCGACGCCTTGGAAGAATCTGAGGCCGTGATCTCGGGGTTCTCCGACAGCCCGCACGGCGTGCTGCGCGTATCGGCTCCCCTTGGCGTGGGGCGAAGGATCATCGCACCGCTGGTGCCGCAGTTCAACGAGAAGTACCCGGACATTGAAATCCGGTTGCGCCTGACCGACCGTCGCGTTGATCTATTGGAGGACTCGCTTGATGTCGTGTTCTTCCTTGGTACGCCAAAGGATTCCAACTTCAAGCTGCGCAAAATCGCGGATTGCCCGCGCGTTTTGTGCGCCGCTCCCGCCTATCTGGACAAGCACGGTATACCCCAGACGCCGGAAGCACTGATATCAGATAATCATAGCTGCCTGCTGCTGCGCTATCCCCGTTCGCCGGAGTACTTCTGGATGCTTCAAACGCCGCATGGCCTGCAAAAATTCGACGTCTCTGGAAAGTATGACGCCGATGACGGAGACGTGCTGACCAATTGGGCGTTGGAGGGTTGGGGCATTGCCAACAAAGTGCAGTTCGACATTCAACCCTATCTGGATAGCGGCTCGCTTGTCCCCGTCCTGACGAATACACCGCCCGAGCCCACGAGCTTCGGCTGCCTTTTCCCGCATCGTAAACTGCAGGATCCGAAGGTCCGGCTGTTCATCGACTTCATGGTGGACAGGTGCCGCAAGGCCGTGGCCGACTAG
- a CDS encoding DUF808 domain-containing protein, translated as MSGLLALLDDVAAIAKVAAASVDDVVGQAVKASSKAAGAVIDDTAVTPKYVHGFEAKRELPIVFRIARGSVFNKLVILLPIALLLSAFAPWAIAPLLMIGGAYLCFEGAEKVWHLLNPADDHEEDLYQEKLIGAHLEEAKVKGAIKTDFILSAEIMTIILSALPAHYPIWMEALSLAIAGLLITVGVYGAVALIVKADDVGLAMAAKGRLSATRKLGEWIVKGMPYLMKLLVIVGTAAMIWVGGSIILHGAYELGFKAPYETIHHIAEIVAHVVGQAQGFVAWFVTAFIDGIIGLILGLLLIPVATRVIAPIMGLFGKPASH; from the coding sequence ATGAGCGGTCTTCTGGCACTTCTGGACGATGTTGCAGCAATCGCAAAAGTCGCGGCAGCATCCGTGGATGATGTGGTCGGGCAGGCCGTGAAGGCGTCGTCAAAGGCGGCGGGCGCGGTGATAGACGACACTGCCGTTACACCCAAATATGTTCATGGTTTCGAAGCGAAGCGTGAACTGCCGATTGTGTTCAGGATCGCGCGCGGATCAGTTTTCAACAAGTTGGTGATCTTGCTGCCAATCGCCTTGTTGCTGTCCGCCTTCGCACCTTGGGCAATTGCACCACTGCTGATGATCGGAGGCGCGTATCTGTGTTTCGAGGGGGCCGAGAAAGTATGGCATCTGCTGAACCCGGCCGATGACCACGAAGAAGACCTGTATCAGGAAAAGCTGATAGGCGCGCATCTGGAGGAGGCCAAGGTCAAAGGCGCAATCAAAACCGATTTCATCCTGTCGGCGGAAATCATGACGATCATCCTGTCCGCGCTGCCTGCGCATTATCCGATCTGGATGGAGGCGTTATCTCTAGCCATCGCCGGTCTGTTGATCACGGTGGGTGTCTATGGTGCCGTCGCGCTGATCGTGAAGGCCGATGATGTCGGGCTTGCGATGGCTGCGAAGGGGCGCTTGTCCGCGACGCGTAAACTTGGTGAATGGATCGTGAAGGGTATGCCCTATCTGATGAAACTGCTGGTCATTGTCGGGACTGCTGCAATGATCTGGGTCGGCGGGTCGATTATTCTGCATGGCGCGTATGAATTGGGCTTCAAGGCGCCTTACGAAACCATTCACCACATCGCGGAAATCGTAGCGCATGTGGTTGGACAGGCGCAGGGCTTCGTGGCCTGGTTTGTCACCGCGTTCATCGATGGGATTATCGGGCTGATCCTCGGGCTGCTGCTGATCCCCGTCGCAACCCGTGTGATTGCACCGATCATGGGGCTGTTTGGAAAGCCTGCGTCACACTAG
- a CDS encoding twin-arginine translocation pathway signal, with product MRPEDNYPMIEKRSNDVSTPFYNRRTFLVSVGLAGFGLLYNPTGLVSKAWGQGLSPTQSMRGGSNNYRPNAPLVERLGRGFVVHGNVRHARDGAPLEGVRIQIWAATTLGGEREPRNHGSVMTARDGSFQLEMEQIVPNFGQPHAHLAYDDGTYKTVFLRPVMRSASDTSVAADFILAPP from the coding sequence ATGCGTCCTGAGGACAACTACCCCATGATCGAAAAGCGGAGTAACGACGTGTCCACACCATTCTATAATCGCCGCACGTTTCTTGTTTCGGTCGGGCTCGCCGGATTCGGATTGTTGTACAATCCAACGGGCCTTGTCTCGAAGGCGTGGGGGCAAGGGCTCTCACCGACCCAATCCATGCGCGGCGGAAGCAACAACTACCGGCCCAACGCTCCACTGGTCGAACGGCTGGGACGAGGTTTCGTGGTGCACGGAAATGTCCGACATGCGAGAGACGGCGCGCCGCTTGAAGGTGTCCGTATCCAGATCTGGGCCGCCACAACACTTGGAGGCGAGCGCGAGCCACGGAACCACGGCAGTGTCATGACAGCGCGAGATGGATCATTCCAATTGGAAATGGAGCAGATTGTGCCCAATTTCGGGCAGCCTCACGCGCACCTTGCCTATGATGACGGAACGTACAAGACAGTTTTCCTGAGGCCAGTGATGCGCAGCGCTTCGGACACCTCTGTAGCGGCTGATTTCATTCTTGCGCCCCCCTAA
- a CDS encoding ferric reductase-like transmembrane domain-containing protein: MTAPVVLAVFSPYLNYRGTAYIVGGFAGILCLSLMLVQPLLPAGYLPLPMQISERRVHLWIGRAIVICVALHIGGLFITSPADTLDALLLVAPTPFSVYGIIAMWGIVATVFLVLLRTRFRMRPLHWKRLHNMLALIVVAATVLHAVQIEGTMERVSKWLLCMAVLVATVTAMADLRFIRQRANRYRR; the protein is encoded by the coding sequence ATGACAGCGCCCGTAGTGCTGGCCGTATTCAGCCCATATCTGAACTACCGCGGCACCGCATATATCGTGGGTGGCTTCGCGGGTATCCTGTGCCTGTCGCTGATGCTTGTTCAGCCGCTATTGCCGGCCGGATACCTACCCTTGCCAATGCAGATTTCAGAGCGGCGAGTTCACCTGTGGATTGGGCGTGCCATCGTGATCTGCGTGGCGCTGCATATCGGCGGCCTGTTCATCACCAGCCCCGCCGATACGCTGGATGCACTACTGCTTGTCGCACCAACCCCATTCTCGGTTTACGGTATCATTGCGATGTGGGGCATCGTCGCGACAGTATTCCTAGTTCTTCTGCGAACGCGGTTCAGGATGCGTCCCCTGCACTGGAAACGTCTGCACAACATGCTGGCCCTGATCGTTGTCGCGGCAACCGTTCTTCACGCGGTTCAGATCGAGGGCACGATGGAGAGAGTCTCCAAATGGCTCCTCTGCATGGCCGTCCTTGTCGCAACCGTTACCGCGATGGCGGATTTGCGATTCATAAGACAGCGCGCGAACAGGTATCGCCGCTAA
- a CDS encoding linear amide C-N hydrolase, producing MLISAALVTSTLAAGIADACTRFVYLGADEQIITARSMDWKSDIGTNLWVFPRGMERNGEAGLNSIEWTSKYGSVKYGSVIASAYDLATTDGMNEAGLVANILWLVESDYPEFDGSQTGLSIAAWAQYVLDNFATVQETVAALEAEPFTIVTDAVPGEDRLATLHLSISDKTGDSAIVEYINGEQVIHHSREYQVMTNSPIFEQQLALESYWRQIGGTVMLPGTNRASDRFARASFYVNAIPKTENPIETIASVFGVIRNASVPFGITTPDEPNISSTRWRTVADHKRLLYFFESALTPNTFWVDLKKFDFAPETGKVMRLELGPQQTMTYSGLANDSFVETEPFDFLGP from the coding sequence ATGCTGATCTCAGCCGCGCTAGTCACGAGCACTCTTGCAGCGGGCATCGCCGATGCCTGTACGCGCTTTGTCTATCTTGGGGCTGACGAGCAGATCATCACGGCGCGCTCGATGGACTGGAAGTCGGATATCGGCACCAATCTGTGGGTCTTTCCTCGAGGGATGGAACGCAATGGCGAGGCCGGCCTGAACTCGATCGAATGGACGTCCAAATATGGCAGTGTCAAATATGGCAGTGTCATTGCCTCTGCCTATGACTTGGCCACCACTGACGGGATGAATGAGGCGGGGCTGGTCGCCAACATTCTATGGCTGGTCGAATCCGACTACCCCGAATTCGACGGCAGCCAGACAGGTCTGAGTATCGCCGCCTGGGCGCAATACGTGCTGGATAACTTTGCGACCGTTCAAGAAACTGTTGCTGCGTTGGAGGCCGAGCCATTTACCATCGTGACGGATGCCGTACCCGGCGAGGATCGTCTGGCAACCTTGCACCTTTCGATTTCCGACAAGACAGGCGACAGCGCGATTGTGGAATACATCAACGGCGAACAGGTCATCCACCATAGCCGTGAGTACCAGGTGATGACCAATTCCCCGATCTTCGAGCAGCAACTGGCGCTCGAATCCTATTGGCGACAGATCGGCGGCACTGTTATGCTACCCGGCACCAATCGCGCTTCGGATCGGTTCGCGCGGGCGTCATTCTATGTGAATGCGATTCCCAAGACCGAGAATCCGATCGAGACCATCGCAAGTGTGTTCGGTGTGATCCGGAATGCTTCGGTTCCCTTCGGGATCACGACGCCGGATGAGCCCAACATTTCTTCGACGCGCTGGCGTACTGTCGCGGATCACAAGCGGCTGCTGTATTTTTTTGAATCCGCACTGACGCCCAACACATTCTGGGTGGATCTGAAGAAGTTCGATTTTGCGCCCGAGACGGGCAAGGTGATGCGTTTGGAACTGGGGCCACAGCAAACGATGACCTATTCGGGGTTGGCCAATGACAGCTTTGTCGAAACCGAGCCTTTCGATTTCCTGGGGCCTTAG
- the nrdH gene encoding glutaredoxin-like protein NrdH — translation MTITVYSKPACVQCTATTRALDSKGLEYDVIDLTQDAGAMDHVQSLGYRQAPVVIADNDHWAGFRPDKIGALS, via the coding sequence ATGACGATAACCGTTTATTCCAAACCCGCCTGTGTACAATGCACGGCCACGACCCGTGCGCTGGACAGCAAAGGTCTTGAGTATGATGTTATCGATCTGACCCAAGATGCCGGCGCAATGGATCATGTCCAGTCGCTCGGTTATCGTCAGGCACCTGTTGTTATCGCCGACAATGATCACTGGGCGGGTTTTCGCCCCGACAAGATCGGCGCATTGAGCTGA
- the nrdI gene encoding class Ib ribonucleoside-diphosphate reductase assembly flavoprotein NrdI codes for MGGLFYFSSPSGNTHRFISRLGLSACRIPYRASEEMIAVDRPFVLISPTYSDGEGRGAVHKQVIRFLNNADTRKNLRGIIATGNRNFGQYFAHAGDVISAKCGVPLLYRFELSGTETDIARVRAGLDKFWTRQPLSAQ; via the coding sequence ATGGGCGGGCTTTTCTACTTCTCCAGCCCGTCCGGCAACACCCACCGCTTCATCTCGCGGCTGGGCCTTTCGGCCTGCCGGATTCCATATCGTGCCTCGGAAGAGATGATCGCGGTGGATCGGCCCTTCGTCCTTATCAGCCCGACCTATTCGGACGGTGAAGGACGGGGGGCCGTACACAAACAGGTGATCCGCTTTCTCAATAATGCGGACACCCGCAAAAACCTCCGTGGTATCATCGCCACGGGCAACCGCAATTTCGGGCAATACTTTGCCCATGCGGGCGATGTCATATCTGCCAAATGCGGCGTCCCCCTGCTCTATAGGTTCGAGCTGTCGGGGACGGAAACCGACATCGCGCGCGTTCGTGCAGGATTGGACAAGTTTTGGACACGGCAACCCTTGAGCGCCCAGTAG